In Glycine max cultivar Williams 82 chromosome 4, Glycine_max_v4.0, whole genome shotgun sequence, the genomic stretch CTTAACGAATTGTCATGTCATAAACATCCAACAATCTTACATGAAGATATCTTTAGTGATTGGTGAGGAATATCCAACTTTGCAACTAAgatccaacattttttttatttaaataggcttttaaaaagtttaaatttgacATTTTTAGTATATGAGTTAGACTTGACCCACTTTATAGAAGACAAGTCTTATGCAGTTCGGGTCGGGTCATATATTTCTTTCCACCcattcaaacataattttgaCTATCATAATAATGATACATATGTAACAATCCTATTTTAGAAAATCATGGTTAACTACTTCGCAAAAACAAGTTCTTAaacttttatatctttttttcaaTCACACTACAAATCacatctaatatttattttattttattttctctggtttttcttttcaaggCATATACAACTCAAGAGGCGTGGACTTTTTTCGTCATAACAAATTAATCGCACAtaagaatataattttcatatattttgttaatacatatgtatttttttactattacttatttattttttaaaattcttaagtTTTAATACATGTATCGATCAggataaataaaacataaaaattaaattgaataaattcTAGCAAGATTGTAAATAAAGAAATGCTTCACAAGAGACCTGTATGTCTATGAGACTTAAAGATTCAAATGATATGTCATTATAATTTCAGGTACTAAAATAATATCGATTATATTATTATAGACTTGTATAAATGTGACACACATGCTATTTGCATGACATTTGATATCTTATGTGTCATGTTATTAACTAATTTAACATGTcagtattttcataaaaaaaatgaatttatttaatgaaagggTTAgtcatttaatgataaattatttaatgataaattataattttgatatccacttataatttatttaatgataaattataatttttgagactttttttttatttttaggaactaaaatgtGAGTGAATGAAAATTTCAGAAATAAATTAGTCATTTATTATCAACTTTTTAAAGTGACATGATATGATACGAAAGAAATAAAGTATGTCAAAAGAGTTAATAGTAAAATCTATATaggaaatagaaaattttgtaaaaaagattCAGTTACTGTTCATTGAAACAGACTCTGGACAGCAATCTGATGCTGTAAAGTTGAACAAAATTCCGCTGATAAGAATATCCTAGTATAGATTCCATGGACACAAGAGATTAGTCGACATCCTGATTTGATTACCAACGTTAATCAGCTGTAAATAATAGACCAAGTAACCAAATGAAATTGATCATTATTGACCAAGTAAAAAGGTTTCAGCCAGCCTCAACAAAATCGCTGACAGGCAgacatttgtttttatttcgtGTTCACAAGACTAACAGAACAAGAACGAATTATCATCCAAACAACAAACTCGTGTGGTCCACACCACGAACCACACGCCCGTTAGGCGACGCAACTGTCAACTGCTTCTTCTACCGCAATTTCCCTTCGGGATTCCTATTTggaattttaactatttttccttcggtgaaacttaatttttttctggtgagaaaaattaaaagaaaacaatactACATCTTATTGGGTTAGGTTGAGTTGTCAACTAAGGTTAATCCTTCAATTGAATTGGATCAAATGATTATACATAAAGTTTTAAGACTCGGATTGACCTTATTAGTCCGACTGGTTAAACTGTGACCCGATAGTTAGACTGAATCGAATCTTACGTTTGAttgcatatattttttactcGGAGTGATCTGGTCAGATTTGCGGTCAAACGGATGACCCGTCAACTTGAATCGGGATcacttattctttttttttctttgttatagTCAAAATGACGTCGTTTCAATTTgaagtcattttaattttagaaactcTATCAGCCTATCCTTCTTCCTCTTGGAGTCTCACTTTACATCGCCGCTCCACTGGTCAAcctctccttccttcctttcatcgTGGCGTCATACTACCGCCACCTTCCACTCTGCCGATCCCagtctccttccttccttctgCTTGCAATCTCGCTCTCGGTCTCTCACAGCCTCACCTTCTACGTTGCAGCTCGCCAATGCCCAACCTCTCCTTCCTTCCTCTCGTCGTAGCGTTGTGCTGCCACTACCTTGTTAGACTCACTCTCAATTCATCTGCAACATTATCCAGAATCGCAAGCAAGTCCacctaaatttaattattttttctttttcatttaatttttgtgtgtgtgattttgagttaaatcgatcttttcattctttgttgaGCATTTTTTGTGACCATAGTTGTGTTTTTTGTTCAGTTAAATAGATATAGAAGTGGGTGCAAATACGATTGAGTTGCAAGAGAAATAGTGGTCTctgatcattttttaaaaaagtggtTTGAAACTTTCgagtgattttttatattttatgatctACATAAATGTGATATGActatgtttcatttttatatatatatatatatatatatatatatatatatatatatatatatatatatatatatatatatatatatatatatatatatatattgttgttgATGCCTTTGATGTTAAAGGTTAGAGATAATAGTCATTTTTTAACTAgtgttctttatattttatttgtgttttttaagaCTTGTGAATTTCAATGCACCATGAAAAAGAATTTTGGAACATGGGTGACTATTTTTGTGATGGTTGTAGGGTTTCATCAAAGGAGAAAATTATTCCGTTGtgcttttgttgatttttattattgtgaACTAGTTGAGTGTTGTTTTGCTCAACGAGAGACAATTTTACTTGTGATTATAAGttaaatttcttttcatatcAAGGAttagttggtgttttggtttgtcaAATTTGTTGCGAGCAAGATAATTATCATCATTGAACTAGATGTTGTActgaaaaaatatgaattaattgGAGAACATGTCCCaacatcaaaataataaatacaactaGATTTGTTTAATTGTTTACTGTTTGATTATCATTATAGAGTGTCATCAATTTTCCACCAAAATAttaggtataatttttttttattatagactGGGTCATATGAATCAACTAGTAATCCATCGATTCGACCACTAATCCAGTGCCATAAACGGATAAATCACCAAACCGATTTTTAAAACTATGGATGGACTAGGTCAACAAACTTGACGGTTTGTTTCGGTCACACAAGGGCTACTACTACTACCATCACACCACCAACAAGCTTACCTGCCATATTTGCCAATGCatctaaaaagaagaaaagaacctGTCCTACCTCGCACGCCATTTGGTCTAACACTTGGAATGCACACCACGACTACTATTCCACTTAAAACTCAACTGCTGAGCACACCCAAATGGGAAAACTATCATTAATCAATCATAAGCAAATTCTTTACTTAAAATACATCTTTATCTgccatcttattttattttaatttcaatttgttttcttaaatttaaaaagttttgctTTAATTCCGTGAAGTGTTTCTTGTAGACCAAATTAATCCTTAAAacaatgttaattttgtttagCAAGACAAATGTCCTAGTCTAATATGGCATTTTTCACAATCTGTCAAGTGTGTTTGTCCCGTGCAGTAAACTGATGAAAAAACTAATTCAATCCAGCAGGGGATCAACATAAGGATAGAACAAAATATAGCTGAACTTTTCCACTTGAGAAAGTCACGAATTAACAACAAACTGAAACAAATTCGTTTTCATCACGTCTGAATCAATTTGATTCTCGGCTGCAAACAATGAGttacaaaaagaatttacatTACATGGCATCAAGTTCCAGATAAAACCAGATACCAagtacaaagataaaaaaaagaaagactcACAACAGAGTTCCATCTACTTCCAAAAGAAGAATCTGTAACATCAATGGTCAAGTTCGAATCCGCTAATAGATTCTCACATGCTTATGCTTGTACATTCTAATTCCACTTATTCAATCCCTAATTATGTATGTCCACGAAACGAATGGGTTAGTGGGGGAAATATCACACACATGCATCCTAAATTCTAACGAGTTAGCAGTGCATAACAGAAGAAAACCAATCGAAAATTCCAATAGTACCCCTTCAGCGTTTCCAAGCGTAAACGAGCAGAGAGAAACCAACAGGAACGACCAACTCATTCTCCTCCACACTGGACCATTCCAAGACGGAGGAGCTTCCACCGAAAGACCCACCGGAAGACGACAGCGAAGAAGAGGACCAAGTCTTGCCCCATTCCGAAGCCCCCAAATTCCACAGCGCAACCAGGTTGTTCCTATCCCCCCCGACCGCCTCAACCTCGTCCTCCTCGAATTTGAACATGAAAATGGCGTGCGCGTCGGCGCCactgctgctgttgttgttctTGTCAAACAGCCAGTTATAAAGGTCCCACGAGATTTGCACGTGCACGCCGTCCACCTGAACCCGCTCGTTCCCTCTGAACTTCCACTTCAAGCGCTTAATCTGCAGCACCTTCTCCCCGTCCACGCTGAAGCAGAGCTTGGAGTGGTCGTGGTAGCCGCAATCGATCTGAATCTCACGCGCTTTACCTCCGAACGTGGCGCGCGTGGTGTACAGCCTGTCGGCAAAGACGTGTTCTTTTTTTAGGAGGAGGAGTTGCGGCGTGTTTGGGTGGCGCGCCTTGGACTTTGAAAACGCGTCTCTGGCGGCGTCTCCGATGAGGAGGGTCATGTGGTTGTGGACTACTAGGGCGACGTAGAAGCCGGAGAGGGGTTCGGGGGTGGCGCCGAATTTGGCTCTGGAGAGGTTCCAGAAGAGGTGGGTGTTGGGGGCGAGTTTTTTGGAACCGTGTTTTTTCCAGAAGAGGAAGGGTCTTATGTGGAGGTGGAAGGAGAGGGTGGTGGAGGGggaggggttagggttagggttagggtagGGTGGGGAATCTAAGGGGTTTTGGTGGAGCTGAATGTGGAGGGAGCGTCCAACAATGGAGCGTGACCATGTTAGGGACACGGGGCCTGTGTCGGTGTGGTAGATTGTGAGGTTGGAGATTGTGGAGTGCGGCGGCGGAGGGGGAGGAGGGTGGGATTCGGCGTTGGGGGAGGGGCGGAAGCAAGAAGGGAACGGGGATGAGGACATTATTGTAATTAGAGGCTTGTTTGTATGTTCTGATGTTCACTTTGTTAATTGTTGAGGTTTGGGGAATGGGGGTGCTTTTATGGAAGGGGGAAGGGAATTAGGAAAGGAAGACTCAGACTCAGACTCAGACTCATCTTTGCATCATGTATGGTGTTAATTAAAAGGGAGAGGCTTTTTAACCCTAGGAAGGAACTTCCTCTTCTTAACTTtagtcaaaacaaaaaaaacaaaagcaaatctCGTGTTCTTCAAGCCTCCGGTTGGTGAGGGATAAATGAATTCATTTTTAACGATGGAAATTAGAAAAGCATtcaacaaaatgacaaaatatatacatacatatgaGATGAGACTCACGCTACCTGCCGATGGAGTGTGCTTAGGAGTTAGAataattggttaaaaaattaacctaataGTTGAATCACAACATCTTTATATGAGTTgttaatgttatttaatttttttcattggaTCAAATGATATggtgttatttatataaat encodes the following:
- the LOC100775282 gene encoding uncharacterized protein, producing the protein MSSSPFPSCFRPSPNAESHPPPPPPPHSTISNLTIYHTDTGPVSLTWSRSIVGRSLHIQLHQNPLDSPPYPNPNPNPSPSTTLSFHLHIRPFLFWKKHGSKKLAPNTHLFWNLSRAKFGATPEPLSGFYVALVVHNHMTLLIGDAARDAFSKSKARHPNTPQLLLLKKEHVFADRLYTTRATFGGKAREIQIDCGYHDHSKLCFSVDGEKVLQIKRLKWKFRGNERVQVDGVHVQISWDLYNWLFDKNNNSSSGADAHAIFMFKFEEDEVEAVGGDRNNLVALWNLGASEWGKTWSSSSLSSSGGSFGGSSSVLEWSSVEENELVVPVGFSLLVYAWKR